The Toxorhynchites rutilus septentrionalis strain SRP chromosome 3, ASM2978413v1, whole genome shotgun sequence genome includes a region encoding these proteins:
- the LOC129773083 gene encoding uncharacterized protein LOC129773083, with product MNFLVLPKVTVNIPTATVDTTGWKIPQGIELADPSFLISQPVDIILGIEFFFNFFHGGRKIALGDHLPALNDSVFGWVVCGGATAIGQPLHINCNASTSNNLESLMKQFWSCEEVGSTSNYSPEEARCEEIFTDTVQRDTNGRYTVCLPKHEGIVDQLGDSKEIALRRLQATERRLARDVELKDQYTSFLTEYCRLGHMEKVTDNREIKRCYLPHHPVVKESSSTTKVRVVFDASCKTSTNISLNDALMTGPTIQEELRSIVLRCRTKQIMVVADVEKMFRQINMHPKDRPLQSILWRASPAEDVATYELNTVTYGTRPAPFLATRTLKQLAMDEQDHFPEAAKVIIEDAPMDDIITGANNPTEPLCLILSG from the exons ATGAACTTTTTGGTGCTCCCCAAGGTCACTGTTAACATTCCAACTGCTACAGTGGACACTACTGGATGGAAAATACCACAAGGAATCGAATTGGCCGACCCTTCCTTCCTCATATCCCAACCTGTTGATATCATACTCGGTATCGAATTCTTCTTCAACTTTTTCCATGGGGGAAGAAAGATAGCATTGGGTGATCACTTACCTGCCCTGAATGATTCAGTTTTCGGATGGGTGGTGTGTGGCGGTGCAACAGCTATTGGCCAGCCACTACACATAAATTGCAATGCATCGACTTCAAATAATTTAGAATCGCTTATGAAACAATTTTGGTCCTGTGAGGAAGTTGGTTCGACGTCAAACTATTCACCAGAAGAGGCACGATGCGAGGAAATATTCACTGATACGGTTCAGCGTGACACCAACGGTCGTTATACCGTATGTTTACCCAAGCACGAAGGCATTGTGGATCAATTGGGAGATTCAAAGGAAATAGCGCTTCGCCGTCTTCAGGCAACGGAACGACGATTGGCACGAGATGTTGAATTGAAAGATCAATACACTTCTTTTCTAACGGAATATTGTCGTCTAGGTCACATGGAGAAGGTAACTGATAACAGAGAAATCAAACGTTGCTATCTACCGCATCATCCGGTGGTCAAGGAGTCGAGCAGCACCACTAAAGTACGCGTGGTCTTCGATGCTTCTTGCAAAACTTCTACGAATATTTCTCTCAATGATGCACTGATGACAGGGCCCACCATTCAAGAGGAACTCCGATCGATTGTATTACGCTGTCGTACAAAACAAATAATGGTTGTAGCGGACGTCGAGAAAATGTTTCGACAAATAAATATGCATCCCAAGGACCGACCATTGCAATCGATCCTATGGCGAGCATCACCGGCAGAAGACGTTGCAACATATGAGCTAAACACGGTCACTTATGGAACGAGACCGGCACCATTCCTAGCCACTCGTACGCTAAAGCAATTGGCAATGGATGAACAGGATCATTTTCCAGAAGCTGCCAAGGTAATCATTGAAGACGCCCCTATGGATGACATCATCACAGGAGCCAATAATCCAACAGAA CCACTTTGTTTGATCCTCTCGGGATAA
- the LOC129773084 gene encoding uncharacterized protein LOC129773084 — MPPTSSSTAKKAPSLKQLVIKLKEIQATFNDIWIFVETFKEETSASQVNVRLQKLDDLWERFGETLVDVKSHDDFVEEGDSYQKERQEFSERYYFAKSFLMDKAKDRQEPGFLDQSVRGHDASMLGTLDHVRLPQIKLQTFNGNIEEWYSFRDLFTSLIHLKSDLPEVEKFHYLKGCLQGEAKALIDALQITKANYQIAWDMLLKRYNNSKQLKKLQVKSLFKLPTLTKESTSDLQGLLEGFQRIVQTLDQVVQPGDYRDLLLVNILTSRGGDLA, encoded by the coding sequence ATGCCGCCTACATCCAGTTCCACCGCAAAGAAGGCGCCATCATTGAAGCAATTggttattaaattgaaagaaatCCAAGCAACGTTCAACGATATTTGGATATTTGTTGAGACGTTCAAAGAAGAGACATCCGCCAGCCAAGTGAACGTGCGCCTACAGAAGCTTGATGATCTTTGGGAGAGATTTGGAGAGACATTGGTTGATGTCAAATCACacgatgattttgtagaagaaGGAGATTCTTATCAGAAAGAACGACAGGAGTTTAGTGAGCGTTATTACTTTGCTAAATCCTTCCTGATGGATAAGGCTAAAGATAGACAGGAGCCAGGTTTTCTAGATCAGTCCGTTCGTGGCCACGATGCATCTATGTTGGGAACGCTAGATCACGTGCGCCTTCCGCAAATTAAATTGCAAACGTTCAATGGGAACATCGAGGAATGGTACAGCTTTAGAGATCTTTTCACTTCTCTTATACATCTCAAATCGGATCTTCCGGAGGTGGAAAAATTCCATTACTTGAAGGGTTGTCTTCAAGGAGAAGCGAAAGCGCTGATAGATGCCTTGCAAATCACGAAGGCTAACTATCAAATCGCTTGGGATATGTTATTAAAGAGGTACAACAACAGCAAGCAATTGAAGAAGCTTCAAGTAAAATCACTCTTCAAGTTgcccacactcaccaaggaatCTACTTCCGATTTGCAAGGTTTGCTAGAAGGTTTCCAGAGAATCGTACAAACATTGGACCAGGTTGTACAGCCCGGCGATTATAGAGACCTGTTGCTAGTGAACATTCTCACTtctcgtggaggcgatctggcgtag